The following are encoded in a window of Kitasatospora sp. NBC_01250 genomic DNA:
- a CDS encoding AMP-binding protein, translating to MRQRLPWPAADFDRRARRTPDAVALHDGEFMLTYRELATARDRLAVEIGRSRVPRGTLVGLRLGHGWLSVVGILGVRKHGCGYLPLDPRHPAARQHRLLRRAGVRHLLTESPDGLALEHLPTLSGRPVRAPVR from the coding sequence ATGCGCCAGCGCCTGCCCTGGCCCGCCGCCGACTTCGACCGCCGGGCCCGCCGCACCCCGGACGCGGTGGCCCTGCACGACGGCGAATTCATGCTCACCTACCGGGAGTTGGCCACGGCCCGCGACCGGCTGGCCGTCGAAATCGGGCGCAGCCGGGTGCCGCGCGGCACCCTGGTCGGCCTCCGGCTGGGACACGGCTGGCTCTCGGTGGTGGGCATCCTCGGAGTGCGCAAGCACGGGTGCGGCTACCTGCCGCTCGACCCCCGGCACCCGGCCGCGCGCCAGCACCGCCTGCTGCGCCGGGCCGGAGTGCGGCACCTGCTCACCGAGAGCCCGGACGGGCTCGCCCTGGAGCACCTC
- a CDS encoding VOC family protein, translating into MITALDHLQLTAPPGSEPALRAFYAGALGMTEIPKPPELAGRGGCWFTVDGGRIRLYLGVEGHFRPTTKAHPGLRVADLDACAERLAAHGAPVVWDSSLPPDRRIYCQDPVGNLLEFVGPGGPAGEPVVPGVRGVGTKVKV; encoded by the coding sequence GTGATCACCGCACTCGATCACCTCCAGCTGACCGCTCCGCCGGGCAGCGAGCCGGCGCTGCGCGCCTTCTACGCGGGCGCGCTCGGCATGACCGAGATCCCCAAGCCGCCCGAGCTCGCCGGGCGGGGCGGTTGCTGGTTCACCGTCGACGGCGGCCGGATCCGCCTCTATCTCGGCGTTGAAGGCCACTTCCGCCCGACCACCAAGGCCCACCCCGGACTGCGGGTGGCCGATCTCGACGCCTGCGCCGAGCGGCTGGCCGCGCACGGCGCCCCGGTGGTCTGGGACAGCAGCCTGCCGCCGGACCGTCGGATCTACTGCCAGGACCCGGTGGGCAATCTGCTCGAGTTCGTGGGGCCCGGGGGGCCTGCGGGGGAGCCTGTGGTCCCAGGGGTCCGGGGCGTGGGTACAAAGGTCAAGGTTTAG